From the genome of Deltaproteobacteria bacterium, one region includes:
- the trpC gene encoding indole-3-glycerol phosphate synthase TrpC produces MSTLQAIVDHTARELEARRRARPLRALTEAPLFARPRRDFAAALRAPGRRIVAEVKRASPSLGRIRDDFDPVAIATGYAAAGAAAISVLTEERFFEGSLDYLAAIREGVDVPLLRKDFLFEPYQVYEARAAGADAFLLIAAILRTEIIRELVALGREMSMTALVEVHTAEQLERALAADASVVGINNRDLDTFVTRLETGLELVGSVPADRTVVVESGLKTAADVGRFEAVGVRAFLIGEAFMRAPDPGAALRGLLA; encoded by the coding sequence ATGAGCACGCTCCAGGCCATCGTCGACCACACCGCGCGGGAGCTCGAGGCGCGTCGGCGCGCCCGGCCTCTGCGGGCGCTCACCGAGGCGCCGCTCTTCGCGCGCCCGCGCCGCGACTTCGCAGCCGCGCTCCGCGCACCGGGACGACGCATCGTCGCGGAGGTGAAGCGCGCGTCGCCGTCGCTCGGCCGCATCCGCGACGATTTCGATCCGGTGGCGATCGCGACCGGCTATGCGGCCGCGGGCGCTGCCGCGATCTCCGTGTTGACGGAGGAGCGCTTCTTCGAGGGGAGCCTCGACTACTTGGCCGCCATTCGCGAGGGCGTCGACGTTCCGCTTCTTCGCAAGGATTTCCTGTTCGAGCCGTATCAGGTGTACGAAGCGCGGGCAGCGGGCGCCGACGCGTTCCTCCTGATCGCCGCCATCCTGCGGACGGAGATCATTCGCGAGCTCGTGGCGCTCGGCCGCGAGATGAGCATGACGGCGCTCGTCGAGGTTCACACCGCCGAGCAGTTGGAGCGCGCGCTCGCCGCCGACGCGAGCGTCGTCGGCATCAACAATCGCGACCTGGACACGTTCGTCACCCGCCTCGAGACCGGTCTCGAGCTCGTCGGCTCCGTGCCCGCCGACCGCACGGTCGTCGTCGAGAGCGGGCTCAAGACCGCCGCGGACGTCGGGCGCTTCGAGGCGGTCGGCGTCCGTGCGTTCCTGATCGGCGAGGCGTTCATGCGCGCCCCGGATCCCGGGGCGGCGCTGCGCGGGCTCCTCGCGTGA